The following proteins are encoded in a genomic region of Brachypodium distachyon strain Bd21 chromosome 1, Brachypodium_distachyon_v3.0, whole genome shotgun sequence:
- the LOC104581898 gene encoding uncharacterized protein LOC104581898, with translation MAGLVSVWFAKLGRETATPAADDAGLGLGRRHEGDGVLEVESVKIKGGGVQIQERRRRNSGVLSNSEATVCMLMDRFAPA, from the coding sequence ATGGCTGGGTTGGTCAGTGTTTGGTTCGCCAAGTTGGGCAGGGAGACGGCAACGCcggccgccgacgacgccggTCTTGGCCTTGGCCGGCGCCACGAGGGCGACGGCGTGCTCGAGGTGGAGAGCGTCAAGATCAAGGGCGGCGGTGTGCAGATtcaagagaggaggaggcggaacAGCGGCGTCCTCTCCAACTCCGAGGCCACGGTGTGCATGCTCATGGACCGCTTTGCCCCGGCGTGA